A genomic segment from Nicotiana tabacum cultivar K326 chromosome 9, ASM71507v2, whole genome shotgun sequence encodes:
- the LOC107784223 gene encoding uncharacterized protein LOC107784223 isoform X4 encodes MGNFVVMDRELTQLQKDQMEAILGHESEPFETFISDHIESSKEKDSEAKSMFKMMKQNDPDSFALKLAEFLGPSHDLYYREECAVLLNKLLTDDNDDDLCTWRNLSLSTQSTIKCIILNRMSLEESEFIMLELSNTVSKLAASLLPNNKWPELFPFLYQCLTDDSTSNNYLKFCSFLVFGMLADDIGETIVPCIKNLHPLFLNTLNDDTLFLNVRIAATRTVISFIQCVPANSNENERFQDLLPCMMRTLTDGLSIGDQEDLARYVLDFFIELAKNEPRFFRRQLVVVVGSVLDIAEDEKLQEGTRRLAVEFLITLVEARERTPGMMKKLPLFISRCFTMLLNLLLDIKDDPAWHNAKDVDDDTGTTSNYHVGKKCLERFSIALGGKSISYIAIEQLCAYAAAPEWKKRHAALFALAQIAEGCSKLVMIKNLEQLVNMVLNCLQDPHPRVRLAACQAIARLSKFFCPNFQEQYHNQVVPALTAAVDDKHQRVQAYAAGALSAFYGSDKPETLIPYLDGIVNKLLILLQNGEQMVQEEALWALSRIAQCVGEHFRTYYDTVMPHLKAVSIKTDLNLILRARAMECISFVGFAGGKEKFREDAEQVMEVLISLQGLQTNRDDPPTKYLLIACTRICNCLEQDFLPYMSAVMPFMIHCAQLEPDMTIFAGLVLRSYALTLEEDFYPWIPQVVSVFVPLLKFYYHNEVRNQAAKAMALLLHSAKLAVEKGIAQDGSESYFTKLSGHIILSMVEALHEEPMTEICAVMLDELYRCLQICGALLNESQLRRIVDELKHVITESSNRKGKLAERAKTEDFDAEEAELLKGEKMQEDLIFSHVGAILDTLIKNFKAASLHFFDELSSYLFPMWGKDITAQERRTSIFIFDGLVEECPEAALKYCDVFLPLFLDASNDECPAVRQCALYGLGLYAEYGGSVFKPFVRETTSRINVVIMHFRARELENEHAYDNAVSALGKICQFHRENIDSAQIIPIWLNCLPIKRDLHEAKYVHDELCLMVERLYVLERILLPKKLQNA; translated from the exons ATGGGAAATTTTGTTG TTATGGATAGAGAGTTGACTCAGCTCCAAAAGGACCAGATGGAGGCCATTCTCGGGCATGAGTCTGAGCCATTTGAAACCTTTATTTCCGATCACATAGAGAGCTCCAAGGAAAAAGATTCGGAGGCTAAGTCAATGTTCAAGATGATGAAGCAGAACGATCCTGACTCCTTTGCTCTTAAGCTTGCTGAGTTTCTTGGCCCTTCCCACGACCTTTATTACCGTGAAGAGTGTGCTGTTCTCCTCAACAAGTTGCTTACTGATGACAATGATGACGACTTATGCACTTGGCGCAATCTAAGTCTCTCCACTCAATCCACCATCAAATGTATAATCCTTAATCGTATGAGCCTGGAAGAATCAGAATTCATCATGCTAGAGCTCAGTAACACCGTTTCGAAGCTGGCTGCTTCACTTCTCCCAAATAACAAATGGCCTGAATTATTTCCCTTCTTGTATCAATGCCTCACTGATGATTCAACTTCAAACAATTACTTAAAATTTTGTTCTTTCTTAGTATTTGGGATGCTAGCTGACGACATAGGCGAAACAATAGTCCCTTGCATAAAGAATTTGCACCCACTATTCCTTAATACACTGAATGATGATACCCTCTTTCTCAACGTGAGGATCGCTGCCACAAGAACTGTGATCAGCTTCATTCAGTGTGTACCGGCCAATTCAAATGAGAATGAGCGGTTTCAAGATCTATTGCCATGTATGATGAGGACATTGACTGATGGGTTGAGCATAGGTGATCAGGAGGATCTAGCACGGTATGTGCTGGATTTTTTTATTGAGTTGGCGAAGAATGAGCCTAGGTTCTTTAGGCGGCAACTAGTGGTTGTTGTGGGTTCAGTATTGGATATAGCAGAGGACGAGAAATTGCAAGAGGGGACAAGGCGCTTGgcagttgaatttttgataacatTGGTTGAGGCTAGGGAGAGGACACCTGGGATGATGAAGAAGTTACCGTTGTTTATTAGCAGATGTTTTACAATGTTACTGAATTTATTACTAGATATTAAGGATGACCCCGCTTGGCATAATGCCAAGGATGTGGATGATGATACAGGGACTACAAGTAACTACCATGTTGGTAAGAAGTGTTTAGAGCGGTTTTCTATTGCATTAGGAGGTAAGTCTATTAGTTATATTGCTATAGAGCAGCTGTGTGCTTATGCGGCTGCCCCAGAGTGGAAGAAGCGCCATGCAGCCCTCTTTGCACTTGCTCAGATTGCTGAAGGTTGCTCAAAGCTG GTGATGATTAAGAATCTGGAGCAACTAGTGAATATGGTTCTTAATTGTCTCCAAGATCCTCATCCTCGAGTCAGATTGGCTGCTTGCCAAGCAATTGCCCGGTTGTCGAAATTCTTCTGTCCAAATTTTCAAGAACAATACCATAACCAAGTAGTTCCTGCATTAACTGCAGCTGTTGATGATAAACATCAACGAGTGCAG gcATATGCCGCGGGAGCTCTCTCAGCTTTCTATGGGTCTGACAAACCAGAAACTTTGATACCTTACCTAGATGGAATAGTTAACAAACTGCTTATACTTCTACAG AATGGTGAACAAATGGTCCAAGAAGAAGCATTATGGGCATTGTCTCGTATAGCTCAATGTGTTGGG GAGCACTTCCGGACCTATTATGATACTGTTATGCCACACTTGAAAGCTGTATCAATAAAGACAGATCTTAATCTCATTCTTCGTGCCAGAGCAATGGAGTGCATAAGCTTTGTTGGGTTTGCTGGTGGGAAGGAGAAATTTAGAGAAGACGCAGAGCAG GTTATGGAAGTGCTTATATCATTACAAGGATTACAAACAAATAGGGATGATCCTCCTACTAAGTACTTGCTAATA GCATGTACTAGAATTTGCAATTGCCTGGAACAGGATTTTCTTCCTTATATGAGTGCAGTCATGCCGTTTATGATTCATTGTGCTCAACTTGAACCCGATATGACTATCTTTGCGGGGTTGGTCCTGCGCAGCTACGCTCTGACATTAGAGGAAGACTTCTACCCATGGATTCCCCAG GTTGTTTCAGTCTTTGTTCCACTTTTGAAATTCTATTACCACAATGAAGTCAGGAATCAGGCTGCTAAAG CCATGGCCCTCCTGTTGCATTCTGCTAAATTGGCTGTTGAGAAAGGGATTGCTCAAGATGGAAGTGAGTCATATTTCACAAAGTTGTCAGGCCATATAATACTGTCTATGGTAGAAGCTTTGCATGAG GAGCCTATGACAGAAATATGTGCAGTCATGTTGGATGAATTGTATAGGTGCCTGCAG ATCTGTGGCGCACTTCTCAATGAAAGTCAGCTTCGCCGGATTGTGGATGAGCTAAAGCATGTCATTACAGAAAGTtcaaatagaaaaggaaaactcGCAGAGAGAGCAAAAACAGAAGATTTTGATGCTGAGGAAGCTGAATTGCTGAAGGGTGAAAAAATGCAAGAAGATCTAATTTTCTCCCAT GTTGGTGCAATATTGGATACATTGATAAAAAACTTCAAGGCTGCTTCCTTGCATTTCTTTGACGAGCTGTCGTCATATCTTTTTCCTATGTGG GGCAAAGATATAACAGCTCAAGAGAGACGTACAtcaatttttatctttgatggtctTGTCGAGGAGTGCCCTGAAGCGGCTCTAAA GTACTGTGATGTATTTCTACCTTTGTTCTTGGATGCAAGCAATGACGAATGCCCGGCTGTTAGACAG TGTGCTCTTTATGGACTCGGGCTTTATGCGGAATATGGTGGTTCTGTTTTCAAACCTTTTGTTAGAG AGACTACTTCAAGGATCAATGTAGTGATAATGCATTTTCGGGCTCGTGAACTTGAGAATGAACATGCATATGATAATGCTGTTTCTGCACTTGGTAAGATATGTCAGTTTCACCGGGAAAATATTGACTCAGCCCAG ATTATTCCGATTTGGTTGAACTGCCTGCCTATAAAGCGTGACTTGCATGAAGCCAAATATGTTCATGACGAGCTATGTTTGATGGTTGAAAG ATTATATGTGCTGGAGAGGATCTTGCTACCGAAGAAACTGCAAAATGCATGA
- the LOC107784223 gene encoding uncharacterized protein LOC107784223 isoform X7: MGNFVVMDRELTQLQKDQMEAILGHESEPFETFISDHIESSKEKDSEAKSMFKMMKQNDPDSFALKLAEFLGPSHDLYYREECAVLLNKLLTDDNDDDLCTWRNLSLSTQSTIKCIILNRMSLEESEFIMLELSNTVSKLAASLLPNNKWPELFPFLYQCLTDDSTSNNYLKFCSFLVFGMLADDIGETIVPCIKNLHPLFLNTLNDDTLFLNVRIAATRTVISFIQCVPANSNENERFQDLLPCMMRTLTDGLSIGDQEDLARYVLDFFIELAKNEPRFFRRQLVVVVGSVLDIAEDEKLQEGTRRLAVEFLITLVEARERTPGMMKKLPLFISRCFTMLLNLLLDIKDDPAWHNAKDVDDDTGTTSNYHVGKKCLERFSIALGGKSISYIAIEQLCAYAAAPEWKKRHAALFALAQIAEGCSKLVMIKNLEQLVNMVLNCLQDPHPRVRLAACQAIARLSKFFCPNFQEQYHNQVVPALTAAVDDKHQRVQAYAAGALSAFYGSDKPETLIPYLDGIVNKLLILLQNGEQMVQEEALWALSRIAQCVGEHFRTYYDTVMPHLKAVSIKTDLNLILRARAMECISFVGFAGGKEKFREDAEQACTRICNCLEQDFLPYMSAVMPFMIHCAQLEPDMTIFAGLVLRSYALTLEEDFYPWIPQVVSVFVPLLKFYYHNEVRNQAAKAMALLLHSAKLAVEKGIAQDGSESYFTKLSGHIILSMVEALHEEPMTEICAVMLDELYRCLQICGALLNESQLRRIVDELKHVITESSNRKGKLAERAKTEDFDAEEAELLKGEKMQEDLIFSHVGAILDTLIKNFKAASLHFFDELSSYLFPMWGKDITAQERRTSIFIFDGLVEECPEAALKYCDVFLPLFLDASNDECPAVRQCALYGLGLYAEYGGSVFKPFVRETTSRINVVIMHFRARELENEHAYDNAVSALGKICQFHRENIDSAQIICAGEDLATEETAKCMINLLRHY, from the exons ATGGGAAATTTTGTTG TTATGGATAGAGAGTTGACTCAGCTCCAAAAGGACCAGATGGAGGCCATTCTCGGGCATGAGTCTGAGCCATTTGAAACCTTTATTTCCGATCACATAGAGAGCTCCAAGGAAAAAGATTCGGAGGCTAAGTCAATGTTCAAGATGATGAAGCAGAACGATCCTGACTCCTTTGCTCTTAAGCTTGCTGAGTTTCTTGGCCCTTCCCACGACCTTTATTACCGTGAAGAGTGTGCTGTTCTCCTCAACAAGTTGCTTACTGATGACAATGATGACGACTTATGCACTTGGCGCAATCTAAGTCTCTCCACTCAATCCACCATCAAATGTATAATCCTTAATCGTATGAGCCTGGAAGAATCAGAATTCATCATGCTAGAGCTCAGTAACACCGTTTCGAAGCTGGCTGCTTCACTTCTCCCAAATAACAAATGGCCTGAATTATTTCCCTTCTTGTATCAATGCCTCACTGATGATTCAACTTCAAACAATTACTTAAAATTTTGTTCTTTCTTAGTATTTGGGATGCTAGCTGACGACATAGGCGAAACAATAGTCCCTTGCATAAAGAATTTGCACCCACTATTCCTTAATACACTGAATGATGATACCCTCTTTCTCAACGTGAGGATCGCTGCCACAAGAACTGTGATCAGCTTCATTCAGTGTGTACCGGCCAATTCAAATGAGAATGAGCGGTTTCAAGATCTATTGCCATGTATGATGAGGACATTGACTGATGGGTTGAGCATAGGTGATCAGGAGGATCTAGCACGGTATGTGCTGGATTTTTTTATTGAGTTGGCGAAGAATGAGCCTAGGTTCTTTAGGCGGCAACTAGTGGTTGTTGTGGGTTCAGTATTGGATATAGCAGAGGACGAGAAATTGCAAGAGGGGACAAGGCGCTTGgcagttgaatttttgataacatTGGTTGAGGCTAGGGAGAGGACACCTGGGATGATGAAGAAGTTACCGTTGTTTATTAGCAGATGTTTTACAATGTTACTGAATTTATTACTAGATATTAAGGATGACCCCGCTTGGCATAATGCCAAGGATGTGGATGATGATACAGGGACTACAAGTAACTACCATGTTGGTAAGAAGTGTTTAGAGCGGTTTTCTATTGCATTAGGAGGTAAGTCTATTAGTTATATTGCTATAGAGCAGCTGTGTGCTTATGCGGCTGCCCCAGAGTGGAAGAAGCGCCATGCAGCCCTCTTTGCACTTGCTCAGATTGCTGAAGGTTGCTCAAAGCTG GTGATGATTAAGAATCTGGAGCAACTAGTGAATATGGTTCTTAATTGTCTCCAAGATCCTCATCCTCGAGTCAGATTGGCTGCTTGCCAAGCAATTGCCCGGTTGTCGAAATTCTTCTGTCCAAATTTTCAAGAACAATACCATAACCAAGTAGTTCCTGCATTAACTGCAGCTGTTGATGATAAACATCAACGAGTGCAG gcATATGCCGCGGGAGCTCTCTCAGCTTTCTATGGGTCTGACAAACCAGAAACTTTGATACCTTACCTAGATGGAATAGTTAACAAACTGCTTATACTTCTACAG AATGGTGAACAAATGGTCCAAGAAGAAGCATTATGGGCATTGTCTCGTATAGCTCAATGTGTTGGG GAGCACTTCCGGACCTATTATGATACTGTTATGCCACACTTGAAAGCTGTATCAATAAAGACAGATCTTAATCTCATTCTTCGTGCCAGAGCAATGGAGTGCATAAGCTTTGTTGGGTTTGCTGGTGGGAAGGAGAAATTTAGAGAAGACGCAGAGCAG GCATGTACTAGAATTTGCAATTGCCTGGAACAGGATTTTCTTCCTTATATGAGTGCAGTCATGCCGTTTATGATTCATTGTGCTCAACTTGAACCCGATATGACTATCTTTGCGGGGTTGGTCCTGCGCAGCTACGCTCTGACATTAGAGGAAGACTTCTACCCATGGATTCCCCAG GTTGTTTCAGTCTTTGTTCCACTTTTGAAATTCTATTACCACAATGAAGTCAGGAATCAGGCTGCTAAAG CCATGGCCCTCCTGTTGCATTCTGCTAAATTGGCTGTTGAGAAAGGGATTGCTCAAGATGGAAGTGAGTCATATTTCACAAAGTTGTCAGGCCATATAATACTGTCTATGGTAGAAGCTTTGCATGAG GAGCCTATGACAGAAATATGTGCAGTCATGTTGGATGAATTGTATAGGTGCCTGCAG ATCTGTGGCGCACTTCTCAATGAAAGTCAGCTTCGCCGGATTGTGGATGAGCTAAAGCATGTCATTACAGAAAGTtcaaatagaaaaggaaaactcGCAGAGAGAGCAAAAACAGAAGATTTTGATGCTGAGGAAGCTGAATTGCTGAAGGGTGAAAAAATGCAAGAAGATCTAATTTTCTCCCAT GTTGGTGCAATATTGGATACATTGATAAAAAACTTCAAGGCTGCTTCCTTGCATTTCTTTGACGAGCTGTCGTCATATCTTTTTCCTATGTGG GGCAAAGATATAACAGCTCAAGAGAGACGTACAtcaatttttatctttgatggtctTGTCGAGGAGTGCCCTGAAGCGGCTCTAAA GTACTGTGATGTATTTCTACCTTTGTTCTTGGATGCAAGCAATGACGAATGCCCGGCTGTTAGACAG TGTGCTCTTTATGGACTCGGGCTTTATGCGGAATATGGTGGTTCTGTTTTCAAACCTTTTGTTAGAG AGACTACTTCAAGGATCAATGTAGTGATAATGCATTTTCGGGCTCGTGAACTTGAGAATGAACATGCATATGATAATGCTGTTTCTGCACTTGGTAAGATATGTCAGTTTCACCGGGAAAATATTGACTCAGCCCAG ATTATATGTGCTGGAGAGGATCTTGCTACCGAAGAAACTGCAAAATGCATGATTAATCTTTTGAGGCATTATTAG
- the LOC107784223 gene encoding uncharacterized protein LOC107784223 isoform X5, whose product MGNFVVMDRELTQLQKDQMEAILGHESEPFETFISDHIESSKEKDSEAKSMFKMMKQNDPDSFALKLAEFLGPSHDLYYREECAVLLNKLLTDDNDDDLCTWRNLSLSTQSTIKCIILNRMSLEESEFIMLELSNTVSKLAASLLPNNKWPELFPFLYQCLTDDSTSNNYLKFCSFLVFGMLADDIGETIVPCIKNLHPLFLNTLNDDTLFLNVRIAATRTVISFIQCVPANSNENERFQDLLPCMMRTLTDGLSIGDQEDLARYVLDFFIELAKNEPRFFRRQLVVVVGSVLDIAEDEKLQEGTRRLAVEFLITLVEARERTPGMMKKLPLFISRCFTMLLNLLLDIKDDPAWHNAKDVDDDTGTTSNYHVGKKCLERFSIALGGKSISYIAIEQLCAYAAAPEWKKRHAALFALAQIAEGCSKLVMIKNLEQLVNMVLNCLQDPHPRVRLAACQAIARLSKFFCPNFQEQYHNQVVPALTAAVDDKHQRVQAYAAGALSAFYGSDKPETLIPYLDGIVNKLLILLQNGEQMVQEEALWALSRIAQCVGEHFRTYYDTVMPHLKAVSIKTDLNLILRARAMECISFVGFAGGKEKFREDAEQVMEVLISLQGLQTNRDDPPTKYLLIACTRICNCLEQDFLPYMSAVMPFMIHCAQLEPDMTIFAGLVLRSYALTLEEDFYPWIPQVVSVFVPLLKFYYHNEVRNQAAKAMALLLHSAKLAVEKGIAQDGSESYFTKLSGHIILSMVEALHEEPMTEICAVMLDELYRCLQICGALLNESQLRRIVDELKHVITESSNRKGKLAERAKTEDFDAEEAELLKGEKMQEDLIFSHVGAILDTLIKNFKAASLHFFDELSSYLFPMWGKDITAQERRTSIFIFDGLVEECPEAALKYCDVFLPLFLDASNDECPAVRQCALYGLGLYAEYGGSVFKPFVRETTSRINVVIMHFRARELENEHAYDNAVSALGKICQFHRENIDSAQIICAGEDLATEETAKCMINLLRHY is encoded by the exons ATGGGAAATTTTGTTG TTATGGATAGAGAGTTGACTCAGCTCCAAAAGGACCAGATGGAGGCCATTCTCGGGCATGAGTCTGAGCCATTTGAAACCTTTATTTCCGATCACATAGAGAGCTCCAAGGAAAAAGATTCGGAGGCTAAGTCAATGTTCAAGATGATGAAGCAGAACGATCCTGACTCCTTTGCTCTTAAGCTTGCTGAGTTTCTTGGCCCTTCCCACGACCTTTATTACCGTGAAGAGTGTGCTGTTCTCCTCAACAAGTTGCTTACTGATGACAATGATGACGACTTATGCACTTGGCGCAATCTAAGTCTCTCCACTCAATCCACCATCAAATGTATAATCCTTAATCGTATGAGCCTGGAAGAATCAGAATTCATCATGCTAGAGCTCAGTAACACCGTTTCGAAGCTGGCTGCTTCACTTCTCCCAAATAACAAATGGCCTGAATTATTTCCCTTCTTGTATCAATGCCTCACTGATGATTCAACTTCAAACAATTACTTAAAATTTTGTTCTTTCTTAGTATTTGGGATGCTAGCTGACGACATAGGCGAAACAATAGTCCCTTGCATAAAGAATTTGCACCCACTATTCCTTAATACACTGAATGATGATACCCTCTTTCTCAACGTGAGGATCGCTGCCACAAGAACTGTGATCAGCTTCATTCAGTGTGTACCGGCCAATTCAAATGAGAATGAGCGGTTTCAAGATCTATTGCCATGTATGATGAGGACATTGACTGATGGGTTGAGCATAGGTGATCAGGAGGATCTAGCACGGTATGTGCTGGATTTTTTTATTGAGTTGGCGAAGAATGAGCCTAGGTTCTTTAGGCGGCAACTAGTGGTTGTTGTGGGTTCAGTATTGGATATAGCAGAGGACGAGAAATTGCAAGAGGGGACAAGGCGCTTGgcagttgaatttttgataacatTGGTTGAGGCTAGGGAGAGGACACCTGGGATGATGAAGAAGTTACCGTTGTTTATTAGCAGATGTTTTACAATGTTACTGAATTTATTACTAGATATTAAGGATGACCCCGCTTGGCATAATGCCAAGGATGTGGATGATGATACAGGGACTACAAGTAACTACCATGTTGGTAAGAAGTGTTTAGAGCGGTTTTCTATTGCATTAGGAGGTAAGTCTATTAGTTATATTGCTATAGAGCAGCTGTGTGCTTATGCGGCTGCCCCAGAGTGGAAGAAGCGCCATGCAGCCCTCTTTGCACTTGCTCAGATTGCTGAAGGTTGCTCAAAGCTG GTGATGATTAAGAATCTGGAGCAACTAGTGAATATGGTTCTTAATTGTCTCCAAGATCCTCATCCTCGAGTCAGATTGGCTGCTTGCCAAGCAATTGCCCGGTTGTCGAAATTCTTCTGTCCAAATTTTCAAGAACAATACCATAACCAAGTAGTTCCTGCATTAACTGCAGCTGTTGATGATAAACATCAACGAGTGCAG gcATATGCCGCGGGAGCTCTCTCAGCTTTCTATGGGTCTGACAAACCAGAAACTTTGATACCTTACCTAGATGGAATAGTTAACAAACTGCTTATACTTCTACAG AATGGTGAACAAATGGTCCAAGAAGAAGCATTATGGGCATTGTCTCGTATAGCTCAATGTGTTGGG GAGCACTTCCGGACCTATTATGATACTGTTATGCCACACTTGAAAGCTGTATCAATAAAGACAGATCTTAATCTCATTCTTCGTGCCAGAGCAATGGAGTGCATAAGCTTTGTTGGGTTTGCTGGTGGGAAGGAGAAATTTAGAGAAGACGCAGAGCAG GTTATGGAAGTGCTTATATCATTACAAGGATTACAAACAAATAGGGATGATCCTCCTACTAAGTACTTGCTAATA GCATGTACTAGAATTTGCAATTGCCTGGAACAGGATTTTCTTCCTTATATGAGTGCAGTCATGCCGTTTATGATTCATTGTGCTCAACTTGAACCCGATATGACTATCTTTGCGGGGTTGGTCCTGCGCAGCTACGCTCTGACATTAGAGGAAGACTTCTACCCATGGATTCCCCAG GTTGTTTCAGTCTTTGTTCCACTTTTGAAATTCTATTACCACAATGAAGTCAGGAATCAGGCTGCTAAAG CCATGGCCCTCCTGTTGCATTCTGCTAAATTGGCTGTTGAGAAAGGGATTGCTCAAGATGGAAGTGAGTCATATTTCACAAAGTTGTCAGGCCATATAATACTGTCTATGGTAGAAGCTTTGCATGAG GAGCCTATGACAGAAATATGTGCAGTCATGTTGGATGAATTGTATAGGTGCCTGCAG ATCTGTGGCGCACTTCTCAATGAAAGTCAGCTTCGCCGGATTGTGGATGAGCTAAAGCATGTCATTACAGAAAGTtcaaatagaaaaggaaaactcGCAGAGAGAGCAAAAACAGAAGATTTTGATGCTGAGGAAGCTGAATTGCTGAAGGGTGAAAAAATGCAAGAAGATCTAATTTTCTCCCAT GTTGGTGCAATATTGGATACATTGATAAAAAACTTCAAGGCTGCTTCCTTGCATTTCTTTGACGAGCTGTCGTCATATCTTTTTCCTATGTGG GGCAAAGATATAACAGCTCAAGAGAGACGTACAtcaatttttatctttgatggtctTGTCGAGGAGTGCCCTGAAGCGGCTCTAAA GTACTGTGATGTATTTCTACCTTTGTTCTTGGATGCAAGCAATGACGAATGCCCGGCTGTTAGACAG TGTGCTCTTTATGGACTCGGGCTTTATGCGGAATATGGTGGTTCTGTTTTCAAACCTTTTGTTAGAG AGACTACTTCAAGGATCAATGTAGTGATAATGCATTTTCGGGCTCGTGAACTTGAGAATGAACATGCATATGATAATGCTGTTTCTGCACTTGGTAAGATATGTCAGTTTCACCGGGAAAATATTGACTCAGCCCAG ATTATATGTGCTGGAGAGGATCTTGCTACCGAAGAAACTGCAAAATGCATGATTAATCTTTTGAGGCATTATTAG